In Limibacter armeniacum, a single window of DNA contains:
- a CDS encoding class I SAM-dependent methyltransferase has protein sequence MDNKEYFEINKKNWNERVQAHMDSDFYDMKAFEAGATSLKEIELDILGDISGKRVLHLQCHFGQDALSLARMGADVTGIDLSDKAIEKAREIASKLNVEAEFVCCNVLEIDQHLTGEYDIIFTTYGVVGWLPELTKWAKLIHQFLKPQGRFLLVEFHPVVWMHDDDFKQIAYSYFNKEAIIETSEGSYADKDTSHNYESVGWNHDLSEVFTALLQAGLQIKLFKEYDFSPYNCFNNTVPAEKGFQIKGLEGKLPMVYAVEATKL, from the coding sequence ATGGATAACAAAGAGTATTTTGAAATAAACAAGAAGAACTGGAATGAGCGTGTACAAGCGCATATGGATTCAGACTTCTATGATATGAAAGCTTTCGAGGCGGGAGCGACGTCATTGAAAGAAATTGAACTGGATATATTGGGAGATATCAGTGGTAAGCGAGTTTTACACCTTCAGTGTCACTTCGGGCAGGATGCCCTTTCGCTGGCTCGAATGGGAGCTGATGTAACTGGTATAGACCTGTCAGATAAGGCTATCGAAAAGGCAAGGGAAATTGCCTCCAAACTGAATGTTGAGGCGGAGTTTGTTTGCTGTAATGTATTGGAGATAGACCAACACCTCACAGGAGAATATGATATCATCTTTACGACTTATGGTGTTGTGGGTTGGTTACCGGAACTGACCAAGTGGGCAAAGCTTATCCATCAATTCCTCAAGCCGCAAGGCAGGTTTCTGCTAGTGGAATTCCACCCTGTTGTTTGGATGCACGATGATGACTTCAAGCAAATTGCTTATTCTTATTTTAACAAGGAAGCCATTATTGAGACCAGTGAAGGTTCTTATGCTGATAAGGACACAAGTCATAACTATGAGTCTGTAGGTTGGAACCACGACTTATCAGAAGTGTTTACAGCCTTGCTTCAAGCAGGTTTGCAGATAAAGTTATTCAAGGAGTATGATTTCTCGCCCTATAACTGTTTTAACAATACTGTTCCTGCTGAAA
- a CDS encoding S66 peptidase family protein: MYKKPDYLKAGDKVMVLSPAGAPNHKSVNEGIGILKGWGLEVILAQNTLNNYGSLAGKDEERIADLQLALDDTSIKAIICSRGGYGTTRIVDALDWTTFEQSPKWLVGYSDITTMHMQLYKLGYQSIHGSMVIHYSLPHAASSGESLRQVLFGEKPPVITAPAHQFNRKGEAEGSIIGGNLALLASQIGTPADLDYTDKILFIEEIGEYLYNFDRMLVQMKRSGKLEKLRGLVIGQLTDMKTNEGNEFPMSALEIIEEKLSEYDYPVGYGFDIGHDYPNWPVICGGNAVLKVTDDGATLIQL, from the coding sequence ATGTATAAAAAACCTGACTATCTAAAAGCTGGCGATAAAGTAATGGTATTGTCACCTGCTGGTGCTCCAAACCATAAAAGTGTCAATGAAGGAATCGGGATCCTTAAAGGATGGGGTCTAGAGGTTATACTAGCCCAAAACACGCTAAACAATTATGGGTCATTGGCAGGCAAAGACGAAGAGAGGATTGCTGACTTACAACTAGCATTGGATGATACCAGTATCAAAGCCATTATTTGCTCAAGGGGAGGCTATGGCACTACCCGAATAGTGGATGCACTGGACTGGACTACCTTCGAGCAATCTCCCAAATGGCTTGTAGGTTACTCTGATATTACCACGATGCATATGCAGCTCTATAAGCTGGGCTATCAGAGCATACACGGTAGTATGGTAATTCATTATAGCCTACCTCATGCAGCGTCATCAGGTGAATCACTCAGGCAAGTGCTATTCGGGGAGAAGCCACCTGTTATTACAGCTCCTGCACATCAGTTCAACCGCAAGGGAGAAGCAGAAGGAAGTATCATCGGTGGTAATTTAGCATTGCTGGCTTCCCAAATCGGTACACCTGCAGATCTGGATTATACAGATAAGATTCTTTTTATAGAAGAAATAGGGGAGTACCTCTACAACTTTGATCGTATGTTGGTTCAGATGAAGAGAAGTGGAAAGCTGGAAAAACTGAGAGGTTTGGTGATCGGTCAGTTGACAGACATGAAAACTAATGAAGGAAATGAGTTTCCGATGTCGGCTTTGGAAATAATTGAAGAGAAGCTTTCGGAATATGATTATCCTGTGGGCTATGGATTTGATATTGGACACGATTATCCGAACTGGCCAGTGATATGCGGTGGGAATGCTGTTTTAAAAGTGACTGACGATGGAGCAACATTAATACAGTTATAA
- a CDS encoding cyclase family protein, with the protein MNKAAALLHVICSFLLLMGCQQKGELSFPSNWVDLSHSYDSTTLYWPTSPVFKMDTVFEGQTDKGYYYSAYQFCTAEHGGTHMDAPVHFAEGKQEVDQVPLKTLTGEGVVVDLASIVNGNADYLITAKDLQQWFDLKKIDPSGKIILMHTGFGKFWPDAKKYLGTDMRGDEAVPQLHFPGLSEDGANWAVEKKVKSIGLDTPSIDYGQSTDFMAHRVLFAANIPAFENLANLDKLVDHQVWVVALPMKLKGGSGAPLRIIAAVHQ; encoded by the coding sequence ATGAATAAAGCTGCTGCTCTTCTACATGTTATTTGTTCCTTTCTTTTGCTGATGGGATGTCAGCAAAAGGGTGAACTTTCTTTCCCATCCAACTGGGTGGACCTTTCTCACAGTTATGACAGTACAACCCTTTATTGGCCTACCTCGCCTGTATTCAAAATGGATACAGTGTTTGAGGGACAGACCGATAAGGGTTATTACTATTCAGCCTACCAGTTTTGTACAGCAGAGCATGGCGGTACGCATATGGATGCGCCTGTGCATTTTGCTGAAGGTAAGCAGGAAGTTGATCAGGTGCCGCTTAAAACGCTGACAGGAGAAGGAGTGGTCGTGGACCTTGCTTCTATAGTCAATGGAAATGCGGATTACCTGATTACAGCCAAGGACCTTCAACAGTGGTTTGACCTTAAGAAAATTGATCCCTCAGGTAAAATCATCCTGATGCATACAGGGTTTGGGAAGTTTTGGCCTGATGCAAAGAAGTATCTGGGAACAGATATGAGGGGAGATGAGGCTGTACCACAACTGCACTTTCCTGGGTTGTCAGAAGATGGAGCAAATTGGGCAGTAGAAAAGAAAGTCAAATCAATAGGCTTGGACACCCCAAGTATTGACTATGGACAGTCAACAGACTTTATGGCACATCGTGTGCTGTTTGCGGCCAACATTCCCGCCTTTGAGAACCTTGCCAATTTGGATAAGCTGGTAGACCATCAGGTATGGGTGGTGGCTTTGCCTATGAAACTGAAAGGAGGAAGCGGTGCACCATTGAGGATTATAGCAGCCGTTCATCAATAG